Part of the Zea mays cultivar B73 chromosome 4, Zm-B73-REFERENCE-NAM-5.0, whole genome shotgun sequence genome is shown below.
ATCTTGGCATGGACATTTTATCTTCTATTCAAAGCATGCTATATTAGTATCCAAAGCTCGCTCTGTAGTAACTTATAATATCCAATGCAGTGGTGTTTTTTATATTGTCTTTGTAACTTACATGTAGCTTAATATTTGTGTATTTGATTTGATCTCACCATCTTATAATAGATGATGATGAGAAACCTCAGCATATATACACACTTCCTAGATTAATATTGAGTTTTATGGTTAGTTGTAGTAACCTTTTAAACCATAGTTCCTAGACTTATCTTGATCAATACTTGTAACTTATAATATCCAATGCAGTGGTGTTTTTTCATTTTCAGTGTTTCCATTTTCTCTCGCTACTGCTTCAGCCACCTTTCCTACCCATCTCATACCAGCTTTACATTACTACAATTTTTTCTTCATCAAATCCTTTTTGGGAGGCTTGGAAAGGTAATTTAGTACATAAATGTTGTGCTTTTAAAATGATTGATGCATATTTCTGTTGTGGTTTTTTTCTAGACTTCAATTGACCATTTTATATGAGTCATTTAAAAGCATAGTAAAAGCTTCCATAGGTTTAATCCTATGAAACAATCTATTTTAGACTAGCATCTTACTTCCTTTGATAATTAAAGAAGGGACAAAAAAATCCTGCTCATCTCATCCTTAAGTTTGATGTTTGCTATTAGTGTTGAACATAGTTCTACTATGCAAGTAATTCACCTACATTGCACTCCTTTATGCCCATTTTTGGGAACACTAGGATGGTTATTGAGAATAGTCTAGAACAAAGGACACTTCAATTTTGAATGTATGTGTCAATTTTGAATCTCCGTTTGCAGGGAAGGGTGCTCCCAGCCCCCGTCGTGCCCCTCGGCCCCTCCCAACCCTCGTCGTCGTAACGGAGGTATATTCTGCCCTGAATAAAATGATTTCTTCTGTATTGTACTTACACGTGTTTTTATAAGGATGTAAGGAGGGCCCAAAACCTCGCCCCAAATCGACGCGCATTTGGGTGTTCGCTTAATCGTCCTATTTAAATCAGCAGGGTGTTGCGACAAGCCAGCAGATGAGCGTGGCGATCCCGCTGGAGCAGTCCATCACGCCGGTGCTTCAGGACTTTATGAATCTCAACATATTCTATCTACCAGTGTATTACTgtggaggtgaggagtatagctcAAAGTATGATCTGCTCCTCTTCTCTGCTATCCTTCTCCGCTCCCCTCATGCTCCACCATCACCGTCGACATGGAAACTAGAGTTGTCCCTCCACTAGCCGCATGGATCCTCTCTGCCTTTAGTTCCTCGCCTCTTCTCTCTCTTTGCAGGTCTGCGAGGTAGTACCATCGACGAGGCTTCTCCATCCCCTCCGGCGAGCTCCCCTTCCAAAAAAAGTGGTGAGGTATGCCTGCCCTCATTCCTTACCTCTCGTACATGCCCTTAGTACTAATATCGCCATAGATGGTGCATACAAAACGAAACTGCTTTTGTTGACCCCGTGCAGCAGGATTATTGCTTAACAATGGCGGTGAATGAAGGAATGAACGAAAGTAAACTTTATGCAACCTGTTCTTGGGCCCAAGAATCTATCTATATTGACTGAAACTTAACAGGTTTTCTGAGTGAGCAAACCATGACGAGATCGAGATGTGGCCTCAGTCCTGTTTTTTACTGTGAGCTACTAGCTGAAGCTGACCCTTTTCAACTGCATCTACTGCATGGATTATACACGGGCATCGTCGCAGCGAGCAGCCCGCCCCGCCGGTAACAATCTCCGGAATCCTATCATTTTTGTGGCTTTGTTCAGGGATCATCGTCAGTCACATGCTTTTGATGGATCAAAAGCGACCGCATAGATAGCACAGAGTGACATATCCTCCCTTGGGGCAATTTTTAGAATTGTCTTGATATTTTAGGAACCATTTTTCTTTTGCATTTGATGATGCATTTATTGATTTCACACCAGTTGACGTGTGGTCTGTGGGCTGTATCTTTGCGGAAATGGTGAACCAAAAGCCACTATTCCCTGGTGATTCTGAGATCGACGAACTGTTCAAGATATTCAGGTTCTATGTTTGTGCTGGTGTTAGATTTCTTATCTTGTATTTGCACATTTTAGGTTTATCTGATTCTGTTTGTGTCATGGTCACTATTGAAGGGTGCTAGGTACACCGAATGAACAAAGTTGGCCTGGAGTCAGTTGTTTGCCTGACTTCAAGACTGCTTTCCCCAGGTGGCAATCTCAGGTAAGACAACAGCATAAGCATTTCGCTACTTGGGCACATGTGGCAAGTGCATTGTGTATCCTCATCCATAGCTTACAATTTGTGTTTGTCATATGTATCCCATGCCTTCATTCCAGGACCTGGCAACAATAGTCCCAAATCTTGAACCTGCTGGCTTGGACCTTCTCTCTGTAAGTCAAATGGATTGCTGATCATGACCGCTGCATCGTATATCCTCGCTGTATTGAATTCACCTATTTCCGTCTGCTAACAGAAAATGCTTTGATATGAGCCAAGCAAAAGAATCACAGCTAGGCAAGCACTTGAGCACGAGTACTTCAAGGACCTTGAGATGGTACAGTGACCTGCTAAATGTGCTTGGCGTTGCTTTGGCATTTGTAATTGTATGAGCTGAGTCGCTCATTCCTTTTTATGGGCGTCTGTACTCTCTGCATTTTTGTCGTTCAACTGGATATTTTGAATCTGGTGTGTTTTGAGATGTATTAAGGAATATCAAATAGATTACCGCCTTGGTCTCTATTTACTGAAAGTAAATATCCTCCATGTTTATTTCCTCCGAAGCATCCATGGTTTCCTTCTCTTTTGTGTGCATCACGTAATGCCGATATAAGGTAGTGTTTGTTTCGGGAGCCGGTTGGGATGGAGTGGTTGTGTCTAGGAGATTTTAGGGAGTCGAATGATTCCTCATTTGAACATAATTTTTCTTTTTtagtctttctatatgaaactaaTCCAAATAACGACAAAAATATCCTCCATGTTCAGAACTctatttgtacttatgtttgcatAGGCTACCATGCTCTAATTTCACACGAGATTTTGAGATACTTCTTGGCACTTGTATTTTTTTGTCATTGAAGCCCATATGCTCTGCTTTATAAAGGTATATGTTGATAGATGCCTTATTTTCATTTTTATGTATATTAATACCCTAtattgttttttttttgttttgaggAATGAAGTGCATAGGAATTTTGTAGTGTGGGCGATGATGCTTATCTTATTATGTGGGATGCTCAAACTGACATTGACTCAATTAATTCGATGCTTGTCTTATTCTGTGAATTTTAATATATTTTATCATAATATGTtcttccgtagcaacgcacgggcatttacCTAGTAAGTAGTAGAGACATATGGCCGCTGTCGGGTGGAGCCAAGTCACGATAGGGCCCACACGTCTGATCCTGAGCTACCGTATGCGTTAACTTTATATGAACACCTGTTGGTTGCCTGCACGTGGCAGATGTAGATTGCACGAGCGGATGCAAAATAAGCTATTTTATCGTTGTTTTCCTGCATCCACCCGTACGAGCGAAAGGCGCTACGCGGCTGGCCAGGCTCACGCCCATCTGGTTTGGTGCAGCCAGCCATCCAATCAGGTGTTATAAGACTACACTATTTACatagtgaagtttaaaatagaagATGAGATAAGTAAGACTACTAGCAATAGTCCCTAAAGAGCTCTGTCCTTTAAATATAGAGAAGATTTATTATCCTATCATTTTCAGCATCGTTCTCTAAATATATAAAATATTCCTACATCCTCTATATGTATAGAGAAAAATTCTCTCTCACATCTTCTATCCATTTTAATACTTTAAACAACAGATTAAACAAAACTAAAATATATAATTAAAAATGTAAAGGTATGATAAATACATATGTATAAAAATAAATTAAAATATACATCTAATATAGATATCTATAGAGAGAACAGTAAAAGAGAGATATAGAGAATAAATATGAAGGACGATGTTAAAGATAGCCTTACGCCATATTATGCAAGGATGTGTGTCTTGCTTGGAAGAGTGTGTTATGGCAAAGTTGGAGTTGCGGTGTTGTAGGATTCAACATTGCTTGGCAACAACGATATCATGTAATCTCTCGGCTTTGGTCCATTGTAAGATCATTTACAACTTAGAGCCCTTGGATCGATGTATAATACAAAATTAAGTCTTTAGATCGTAAATATAGTTAAGAAACAAGATTCATAGAGTATCCTATAGAGACGGACTCTTGACAAATAGACTCCCTTATGTTTTTTTTTTCATGTACCCTCTAAATACCTCTCAAGAGGCCATATATTAAATGTGGTTGCGTATACCCTAACAAGCCACAACTCCTAAATATTTAGAAGTCCATTGAATATCAAAAGTTGCATGCGTGACAGGAAGGAGTGGACACGCATGCGTGTCAGCTGTGCCAGGCACATCCACTCTTCACGTGCCTGCTGCCGCAACTTGCAACGGCAAGCAGAGCAGAGCTCATACACCGAGCGGCACCAGCCAAAACAGAGCAGAACTGAGGGACTGAGCACAAAGATCATGGAGTCCGTCCGATACAAAACCAATCAGAACACCAACAGCTTCGAGCCTCCAATACATCATACCAAGCAAGACCAGATGACCGCAATCATCATCCTAAACCTCCCAGCCTCACCTAAGCACGTTGCCTAACTCAAAATCCTATCGCGCCCTTAACCGCATGACCAAACGGAAAGGCGCAGGGATCAGAAGAGCTTGTAGGGGGAGGACGCGTCAAGCGGGTGGATCAGGTAGGTGAGCACTAGGGCAACCAGCATAAGGATGTACGCAATCCCCAGGTCGATTGATGTGCCTGCAAGGAATCAATCACAAGACAGTTGCACATGTTTTAGTCTTTGGAATCACTGGAGATCGTCAAGAATAAGATTCCTGTGTGCTGCACGAGATGAAAAATACTGTTCACTGTCACATGTGGTAGTTTATCAATTGTACATGCATTGACGATGCATATCCAACTCACTCTTttaaagaaaagaagaagaagatataTAAAGATAACAATACAGTCACTACTAGTACCTTATGCAATTTTTCAATGACTGCATGTGAGAAAATTTCCATACATTGTTCAACATGGAGTGCACAATTCCTACTGGTACGAGTATCTGAATTTGAAACGTGTCCCTAATGACTACAGATCGTTTGCGTGCGCATTTATATACACATGACAAGTTATTGAGAGCTGACTGATGATTTTATCATGCTTGAAACAAGCAATGGAAATTTTCTTCTGCGTGCTAGTTTCAGACATTTTCCTAGTATTACCTTATACTTATTATTACTGTGTCCAATAACACCATGAATGCTACTAGTACTCAGCATTTATACGTAAACAAATTTGTGAAAACTGACAGGGATGAGTCCTTTAGAGTACTCGGTACAAATGGCACAATATCAAGTCAGTTTTCCTATCTCTGTTATCTCATGAAAACCAATAGGACACAGCAGTTGGCACATTAAAACAATTTGGGGAAACTAGCCAAAGAGAAGTCATTTTCAGTACTCGGTGTGAATGGGGTGTTCTTCTACCCAAAACCCACCCTTCGTATATCTAGTAACATCATGAAAACCTttatggggtgtttggtttgaggaatgaggtaGTCTATCACCTTCTTACTGCTCATTTTTCTTGTTTGGTTTGTTGAAtgtaatgagttgatccatcactatTTCATTTCTCATAGGCTAATAATTAGTATTAATATGAGGAatgagttcattccaccaaatttgtGGATTGAACTTATGATGCACCACCTCATCTAGAATGGATTcattcttcaaaccaaacaccccattaGTATAAGACAGTTCCCCATAGACCAGCAatttatggagtctgatcaaacaTAAGTGATTTTCAGACAAAGCTACAAATGTCACATTCTTCAAATCACTCAAACACACAGCAAAGCGTTGGAAATTTTGGTTTGCAATCATTTTCAGACAAAGAAAATCTCCATCGTCCTAGACAAAGGCATGCTTGCCAAGGGAAGGTACCAATATGGGCAGAAAACTACTGCACAACCAATCGGCAGTATAAACAATGGTAGGaaaatagaagctggctgaacttGCACAAGAAAAAGGACCTGTGTGGATCTATCTAGGACCATAAAAAGATTAACAGGGGACCATCTCTCTTTTATAACGGCACCAAAGAGGATTATCTCTTTGATCAATCAAGGGCAGCCAACAAATACATACAGCCTAGATCATTAAAGAGGACTACATTTTTCATTTCACATCAGATATACCTAGCAAACCCGTTACTTGTGGCAATGTGACAGTTTGTTTGTGGAACAGACAACAagtaaggccctgtttgggaacaaagtttttgaaaactacagtttttgaaatactatactatactttagttatgacaataccgtagtttataataccgcagttttgaaaactgaggtccagagctaagtttagaatgccttaaaacaactatagtatttgcaatacttcagttttgaaaacagagattttacccagcttgccaaacaccattatgtatataatactgcagtatttgagaatactgcagtattcttccaaaactgcagaaaaactttgttcccaaacaccccctaagaggCATTCCATGAAAAAGTAGGCAATGGTAGCTGCCAGAGTACTAGTATTATATTAGAACGTAAATGCAAGGAGACGGCCATAGCAAGAATCAAGATTTCTACGAACTGCAAAACCACCAAACTCATTGCTGACAGGCGCAACAGACGAAGTGCAAATCTGACAGCAGTTTAGTCAAGATGTGAATATTCTTCATAAGAGAAGTTTTGCATATAACAAAAAAATTGCATTGGAGTTATGTGTCAAAACTGAAAGAATTTATTTAATTGAAAGATGGCAGTTTCCTCCGGGGCCTCAACTGTTCGCGTTAACTTTGTATTTTCGCGAAAACGCATCCTTTCCTGACCAGCACTGCCGCAGAAGAAAGCACACATGCAGGAGATTCGCGATTATTATTGTGTCTGTAATAATTAATTAACGTCCAGACATGGGGGATCTAAATTCTACGGCAATGCAGGTAGCACTGGGAAAAACTTGTGCGATGAACAGTTGTGAGATTTTCTCCATCTTGGTTCCCAAAAGAACCAGATCGACAAACACCGGAGATTTTTTTTTTTTGTTACAATGGGGAACGAACAGAACGCGATTCCGGCGTCCGGCCCCACGATCCAGGCGCGCGGAGCACAGATTCGCGGCGTCCGGATTGCATTGTGATTGCGGGCAGGAAGAAATGAAGGGAGATGAGAGAGAAAGAGCGAGACTGCGCACCGTCGCTGGTGGGCGCGGGCGCCGGTGCCTGCGCCGCAGCGGCGGCGGTCATGAGTATGGCGAAGACGAGAGCGgccaccgccatcgcagcaaccgCGCCGAGCGGAGCCCTTGCCACGGCCATTCCTCCCCGGGAGTACCTCCCGCTGTCGCCGGCGTCGGAAGAGGAGAGGGGGTGGACGGATCACGTACGGCAGCGGCCACCACGCCACGCACGCACCGGCACCGACCACGAACGCAcgcgcctctctctctctctcccgtccCGTCCTCCCTACTCCCTAGTCCGCGCTCCTCAAAAAAGCCTAGGCCTGCTACGACGTGGCTGCGCATCTGAATGTTATTGAGAACGCCGCTTGCAAGCTACGTACCTTCGATGACATGTGGGTCCATTTTGACGCTGTGTTCGGCGGACCCGCCGCAGGGCGTCGTGCAAGGGAACCACGGTGGAGCCAGTTTAGGGCCTTGGTGAGATTCCCTTTCCAATGCGCAGGACGGCCGGGTGGCCGGTGAGACTAACTCCAAAGGCAGCCCCTacgcagccccctccccttcgCATGGCATATAGGGGCACTCTACGATCGCAGCGGTGCTCTATACAACACAATACTCCAGCCCTTTTCTCTCTCCTCTCAGATCTAGCGGGTCACTGTTCATCCCCTAAACACTGTGTTGTAgatccacgagtaattgttagtcgataaaaattgatagttgatatagaaaatgatttttttaGTTGTAGTGAGATATATGAGgaatatttagggggaaccgctgtgggagatgaaaaaatagagggggaaagtgatataggggggaaaatttaggggtaacggttgcgAATAGGCTGAGTGAGCTCGTCACACTGCTGGAGCCCGGGCTATGTGGGCCCAGTAGCACAGGGAGGGAGGTCTCATGACTAGGGATGGAATTCTCTGGTTTTAGCTCACAATTTTCATCCTCGTGATAAAAAAACATCATCACGTATAAATTTAATGAGTTCTCATGGAGAACAAGAATAGATAATAATGTCTCATCTCCGTCCCTCCTGTTGGAGGAGAATTTTTCCATTTACATTTCGGCGGGGAAGAAACTTTATCATCCCTATCCTCTAAGAGTTTGTTCGATTGCATCGGGATCCAAGGGGTTGAAGAGATTAAATCAtcttctattcaattttgactaggGATGAATTTATTTAAGCCATGTTTGGTTCACTGCCTAACTTGTTACGCTTTacctaacttttctgtctaagaTTAGTTTTtttaattcgaacgactaaccttaggcaaagtatgGTACAGTTAACCATAAACTAAACAATCCCTTAATCTCCTCCAATCCTATGTGATTCAGACGCAACCGAACAGGATCTAATAGAAGAATTCCCTATGGAGAATCAGGATCGGGTCTCCATTATCATCTCTAGTTATGACTCATAACTCATGTGACTCATGTGGTGTGCCGTGATCTGTTGCAGTGTGTTTGGTTTGCAGCACGGCATAGATCCAGAGTGATCCGAACCTGTATCCGAGCCTACAAAATCGTTTGGATAGCGTCACGGAGTCTACCCATCCGTCATCCACTCATTCCAAAATACAACAGAACCCTAGCAGCGACTCGTTCCTCCAAATCAACCGGATGAGCTGACTCCCGTTCGCATCTCGCACCTGGCGGCGGCGGGGCAGCTCTGAGGGGATCTCTCCGCGGCGGCGACGCGGCTCCCAGCGGCGACAGCGACCCTCCTCACCCAACCGCCGCTCCTCACACTACCAGATCTAGGCGTCGCACCTCAGATCCATCAACTGGTGAGctccctcctccacctcctctccCTGCTCTTTGATCTCGCCCTCGCTTCTTCCTCCCCGGCCAGCCATCAGTTCCGGTGACTGCTTCCTTCGTCTACCCTGGCGTCTCCTACTCCAAGGCCGGGCACTACCGCTACGCGCTCCTCTCCCGCGTCTGCCTCTCCATGTTCGACGGGTTCGACTCCTACCAGTTCGGCGCCACAGCCGACACCACAGAGCTTGGAGGAACCCAGCTGACAGCCCGCAGGAACGAGTCACTGCAGCAATTCATCGAGCACTCAGATGCAGATCCCGCCTCTGGATTCTTTCCGAATTGCTCTGTCTATCCTGTGCCGTTGGAGACCTCGCCGCCCTCGCACTTGTCTCGCGCCACAGGTCCATCCGTTCAGGGCAAAGGAGATACAGAAGTATCAGTGCCAAATTGAACGCCGAAAGCAGTGCTGAACCTGTCTTCCAAAACCAGCTTACCTGAGCCTTATTTATCAGTCCACACAAAACCAGCGTACCTGAGCCGCGCACATCTATGTTAGAGACAAATGTATTTTTTAGAAGCCACGGAGCTAGATTCCTCCATAGTTATGTATGTAGTACGTGGGTAATTGCTGGCTATATGTACGTATACATGCATACCATGGTCGGTGGAGGCGAGCATGGCGAGCACCTTCTTGAACGAATATGTATTTTCAGCCTTTTTGAGAGTATATCAGGAAAACAGGATATACCATTTCTCACATACATTCCATGCTTATTCAGTTTCTTACCAATCTTCTCTTCTTGTTTCTCTTGCAGGTCTTTAATTCTCTCTTTACACATATCTTGGTCTTTAATTCTCTCATCACCAGCGTAAGGTAACAATCTAATCTGTTATGTTTATTTTCATCTTTTTTCTGTATTGTTTCTTGTCTATTCTCTATTGGGCTGAGTCTATTCTGTATTTTTTAGCTAGACTGTAAATTATGCATATGCAATCATGTGTATGTCTTTTTATGTATTAAAGCTCTCTGAACTTCATGTAGATGGATGCTAATGAAATAAGAAGATCTTTAATTATTAAAGCTGTTGCTCTAGCCGCCGCTACATTTTATTATATTCTGATTGTGAGGAGGAAGATGAAAAGGAAACGGATTTCGTATGCCCCAATGATTGATATGGAAATGAAACGAAATGACTATCTTTCTAGTATTTACCATAAAGATGATACGAGTTGTTTGCGCATGCTAAGATTGAGGAGAGCACCATTCTTTTTATTGTGTGATACACTGAAACAAAGAAGCCTTCTTTCTGATAGTATCCATTGTTGTGTTGAGGAACAAGTAGCAATGTtccttcacacaattggtcacaaCGAGAGGAATGCTGTTGTAGGAAAAAATTTCAAGAGATCAGGGGAAACTGTCAGTCGCTACTTTAAGTTAGTACTTCGTGCTATCGGTGAACTTCGTGATGACCTTATTAGGCCTCCATCTCTTGAAACTTCAGTCAAAATCCTTGGAAATCCTCGATGGTATCCTTACTTTGAGGTATGGTCTAGGCACACTAAAATTATTTTTGACCTGCACATAATGGTATTCTTATTTCTCATCAAGTCAAAATTATAATGTAGAATTGTATTGGCGCAATTGATGGTACACACATACGAGCTAGTGTCCCCAAGTCTCGTGAGGCAGCTTTTCGAGGTAGAAAGAGTTTCACAACCCAAAATGTGATGGCCGCGGTAGACTTTGACCTTCGCTTCACATATGTGCTAGCTGGTTGGGAGGGTTCGGCACATGATGCCGTCGTTCTAGCTGATGCCTTACAAAGGCAGAATGGTCTCATTGTACCTGAAGGTAATCTTCTCTAatgaatgtctacaatatgcaccCACCAAAAGATAGATCATTCTCTAATGAATGTCATGGTATTGTAGGAAAATATTACCTAGTTGACTGCGGTTATGGTGCAAAGCCAGGGTTCTTACCACCTTTTCGTGGTGTCCGATACCACTTAAAAGAGTGGGGTAATGATAACAGGCCAGAAAATGAGAAGGAATTATTTAATTTAAGGCATTCACAACTACGGGTTACTGTTGAGCGTGCCTTTGGATCCCTGAAGAACCGTTTTAAGTTTCTTGATGATGCTCGACCTTTCTTTCCTTTCAAAACACAAGTAGATGTTGTTCTTGCATGTTGCATCCTCCACAATTGGATATTATCGCACGGGGCAGATTGTTTTCTCCCACCTGAGGAAGCATGGACAACAAACCAACCTTCTAGTTCAACAAGTTCCCATCAGGAGCAAGTACAAGAAAACAGACAATGGGTTCAGTGGAGGCAGCAACTTGCAAATTGGATGTGGGAAACTAGAGCAGCTTCCCATGTACAAGAAAATTAGATCATAAATTGAAAAGTGGCATCATTCTTTGGATGTGAGATATTTTGTTGTTTTTCCTATTTGCTCATTTGCTTAGATGTGATCTATATTCTCAAATGTTCTAATATTGTAGGGAGATGGATGATGTCCAAGAAATTGAACAAAGGTCCCAACCACAAATTTTCTGGACACAAGAAATGTCTGCATGTGCTTTGAAATATTTGGCCCAGTTGGTTGCTGATGGAATTCGAGTAGACAAAGGATTCAAAAGCTCGCACTATAATCAATGTGCTAAAGTGGTGAAGGAAAGATTTCAGGTTCAAGTTTCTGGTTCTCAAGTTACTAATCATCTTAAGACATGGAGAACTCGctggtcaaacatatgcaattatAAGAAGATTAGCTCAGCCCATTTTGATGAACAAACTGGAACAATATTGCTTGATGAGAAGAACTACTTGGAACGGGTGCAGGTATGTATATATTTAACAACAGCACTATGAATGGCCATGTGAGATCATCAACCCAGGCTTTGGCTTAACAGTTTAACTTGAGCCAgtgctttttcttttttttttgtggCGCCAAAATGTCTTTGGTTGTTCCAAGCAGAGGCCATAAAAACTGTGTGGTGCGTCTGCACCCAGGTACCCAATATTTTAGTTTCGGACATGATCTCACTTTGGGGCTGTAGCCTAGTGCTTCTCTGCTCTCGATCTGCTTGACTGGTCGGTGTGAGAATTTGGTAGATAGCGGCATACTTGTGTGTGTGTGTCACCGATACACCTGGGAGCCTGAAGCAGAAACTGAACCGATAGCCATAGGAGAAGAAGGTTGGTTGATCCACCACTGTCGCAATACTTGTGCTGTTGTGCAATAGTAGCACTATTTTACTGTTTTACTGTTTTACTGTTTTACTTGAAGCTTCTTCAGCTGTGATGAATTAT
Proteins encoded:
- the LOC100284120 gene encoding AGP16 isoform 1 (isoform 1 is encoded by transcript variant 1) codes for the protein MDPHVIEGTSIDLGIAYILMLVALVLTYLIHPLDASSPYKLF
- the LOC100284120 gene encoding AGP16 isoform 2 precursor (isoform 2 precursor is encoded by transcript variant 2), with product MAVARAPLGAVAAMAVAALVFAILMTAAAAAQAPAPAPTSDGTSIDLGIAYILMLVALVLTYLIHPLDASSPYKLF